CAAAAGAATCAATGCAAAAACATCAACCCAAATACTTATTTATGTCAACTAAAGCTCTATCCAAACGTTATCGAGTCAATTAATATACTTAACAAGAACTACCATATCAATACGCTTTCTTGTTTGATATACTTCTTAACAGGGAGGCGATATTAATGGTAGTTATTTTAATGATCACTTTCTTGGTTACTGGTTTAATCTTCTACGGCTATAAAAAAGGAAATAGAAACACAAAAGATATTTCCATTCAATATTTAGAAGCTGTCTCTACGAATCCTTCCAATTCAAACACTACAAATCTTTCTGTCCTACATCTCTCAGACTTACATTTAGAAAACATTTCAATCTCACCTGATGAACTTTATGATAAAGTGAAAGACCAACATATAGATTTGATTGCTCTAACTGGAGACTTCTTAGATCGTAAACGTACGATTCCAAAACTAACTGAGTATCTTGAGGTTTTTCAGAAGCTGGAACCAACTTATGGAACGTTCGCTGTTTTTGGGAATCACGATTATGTATTAAGAAAAGAACCGTTTCAGCAATTAGAAAATCTACTACAGGAATACGGTTGTCAAACGTTACGTAATGAAACGATCACCATTAATACAAAAGAAGGAATTCTGAATATCATTGGTATTGATGATTTTAGTACAAAGCGCAGCGATCTTGTAGAATCTTATAAAAATGTAGTAGATGGGTATAAGCTTGTTCTTACTCATGATCCTAATATAGTTATGCATATGAAAGACTATCATTTTGATTATCTATTATCGGGTCATTTTCATGGTGGACAAATCTGTTGGCCAAAGCCTTATCACCTAGTGAAGATGGGGAAGCTTGTTCGTCTAAATATGGTTAAAGGACTTCATTATTTTGATGGAAAGCCTTTTTATATTAGCGAAGGACTAGGTCAAACCGGTCTAAATATAAGAGTTGGAAGCCGACCAGAAATAACCTTTCACCAAGTAAGTGTATCTAATGCACAATCATTAGAACTAACATCTTAAAAACTATCGATTAGATAGCTTTTAAGATGTTTTTTTTGTAACATTGCTTTGCATGATCATATAACCTATAAAAAGGCCATATTTGGCCGAATTAATAAAACGATATTAAAGGTTATCTCTTTCGCCTTGTGGATTAGTTTTATCACGCTTGTCCTTATTACGTTTATTGCCTTTGTTATTATCACCAGGCACTATTTCCTTAGCAAATTCCTCTAAATTATTCCCTCTTCTTGGTGAATTTTGATTAGAGCTTCCTCGATTCGGAATCTTTGTCATGTTGTATCCCTCCTAAGCTTTAATAAAGTTCATTTTTAGTATCTCTTTTTATGCTTTAAGTATGTCGAGTATTTTGCCCTTATGTTATGATGAAGCTAAAAAGGGAATGGGGATATTTACCATGAACATACGGCCAGTTAACGAAGCAGATGCTCCTTTGCTTTTGCAGTTATCTAAGAAGTTAGATGAGGAAACCTCTTTTATGTTATTTGAACCAGGAGAAAGAAAAACAACAATAGAGCAGCAAAGAGAAAGTATTAACAGAATTTTAGGACAAGAAAATTCAATGATGTTTGTTGTAGAGGAACAAACGAATTTGGTTGGATTTTTAGGAGCAATTGGCGGAGGAACACTGAGAAAAATCCACTCAGCATACATAGTAATTGGCATCTTAGCTGACTTCCACGGAAGGGGATATGGTTCTGCTTTATTTAAGAAGTTATTTACTTGGGCTAAAGAAAAAGGTCTCCATAGACTAGAACTAACGGTAATGACTCACAATGAAAAAGGAATCGCCTTGTATGAAAAGATGGGTTTTCAAAGAGAAGGTATAAAAAAAGCATCGCTTAAAATCAATGGAGAATGGGTAGATGAATACTACTACTCTTATATAATGGAGGATCATCATGTTTGATTGGCATTATGAAGCTCAAAAAAAGTGGGATGAAAAAGCAGATTTTTGGAATCAAAGTAGTAAGGATATGTGGGATCAAGGTAGTCGAAGCACCATCATTCCTTTCCTACAACAGCATATAAAGCCTTGTAGTATTTTAGATGCTGGATGTGGTGATGGATATGGTTCATATATGTTGCAAAAGCAAGGATTCAAAGTAACAGGTGTAGATGTATCGACCAATATGATTGAAATAGCGAAGGGTCGAGATACTAAGAATGAACTTCAGTTTTTGCAATCAGACATTGCAAAGATGCCATTTCCAGATGCTAGCTTTGAGGCGATTATGGCAATTAACTCATTGGAATGGACAATAGATCCGCTAGAAGTCGTAAAGGAGTTCAAAAGAGTTTTACGTCCTTCAGGAACTCTATGTATAGGACTACTCGGTCCAACTGCAGCACCAAGGCAAAATAGCTATCAGCGCCTTTACGGGGAAAATGTGATCTGTAATACAATGATGCCATGGGAGCTGCAAAGTCTTGCTGAGGAAAATGGCTTTCGTTTAATAGACGGTCATGGTGTTTATAAAAAAGGAGTGACACCTCAAACATTAAACGGCCTTTCAAGTGAACTAAAACAGGCGCTTTCCTTTATGTGGGTGTTTATGTTTGAGAAAAAGGAATGAAAGTTCAGGGAAAGCTTAGATTAAAATTCTAAGCTTTTTTTGTGGCTTTTGGAATAATAAGGTAGGGTCAACAAAATTTTGTAAAAGTTTATTAAACATTATCGATGTAAAGGTTATAATTTAAATAAGGATATCTAGTTTAGGAAAAAGGGAAAAATTAATAGTGAGGGGTTCAATCATGCAAAAACAGGTATTATCTGACATTGAAATCGCACAAAAAGCTCAACTAAAGCAAATATATCGTATTGCAGAAGATCTTGATATTCAACAGGAAGAACTTGAGCCATATGGACATTATAAAGGAAAGCTTAGCTTATCTTTGCTAGACAGATTAAAGGATGAGCAGGATGGCCATGTAGTCCTAGTTACTTCTATTAACCCTACACCAGCTGGGGAAGGTAAATCTACTGTAACAGTTGGACTTGGACAAGCTCTAAATAAATTAGGAAAAAAAGCGATGATTGCAATGAGAGAGCCATCACTAGGACCAACGATGGGAATCAAAGGTGGAGCTACTGGTGGCGGTTACTCGCAGGTTGTACCAATGGAGGATATCAATCTTCACTTTACAGGTGACATTCATGCCATTACAACAGCTAATAATGCATTATCTGCTTTTATTGATAACCATATCCACCAAGGAAATCAACTGCAAATTGATGCGAGACGAATCGTATGGAAACGCGTAGTTGATTTAAATGATCGCTCTTTAAGGAAGGTGATCGTTGGCTTAGGTGGACCAACTCAGGGTGTACCTCGTGAGGATGGGTTTGATATTACGGTTGCTTCAGAAATAATGGCAGTTCTCTGTTTAGCAGTTGATTTAAAGGATCTTAAAAATCGATTAGGCAGAATTGTAGTAGCCTATAATTTTAACCGTGAGCCTATTACTGTAAATGATTTAGGATATGAAGGGGCTTTATCGATGATCTTACGAGATGCATTAAAGCCTAATCTTGTTCAGACATTAGAGAATACACCTGCCATCATTCATGGCGGTCCATTTGCAAATATAGCTCATGGTTGTAATAGTGTGATTGCAACTAAGCTTGCAGCTAAACTAGGAGATTATGTGGTAACAGAAGCGGGATTTGGTGCAGATTTAGGAGCAGAAAAGTTTCTAAATATTAAATGCCGTGCTGCTAATATCAAGCCGAGTGTTGTGGTTATTGTAGCGACCATTCGAGCATTAAAAATGCACGGTGGACAAGCTAAGGACCAGCTAAAAGAAGAAAATGTAGAAGCCTTAGAGAAAGGAATTCTAAATCTCGAAAAGCATATTGAAACGATTCAAAACTTTGGTCTACCTTTCGTTGTGGCGATAAATAAATTTATTACGGATACAGAGAAGGAAGTAGCTTGGTTACAGCAGTGGTGTAAAGAGAAGGGTGTTAGAGTATCTTTAACAGAAGTTTGGGAAAAAGGTGGAGAGGGCGGCCTTGATTTAGGAAATGAAGTAATGGCAGCCATTAAGGAAGATCAAAATAATTTTACATATCTGTATGAATCAAATGAATCAATTGAACAAAAGGTAACAACGATTGCCAAAAAGGTGTACGGTGCTGGACATGTTGAGTTTGCAACAACTGCCAAACTACAGCTTAGACAATTTGGACAGGCAGGTTGGGGAGATTTACCTATATGTATGGCTAAAACTCAGTATTCACTTTCCGATGACCCTACTAAGTTTGGGCGTCCTCAAAACTTTACCATTACAATACGTGAGCTAAAGGCTTCGATTGGGGCAGGATTCATTATCGCGTTAACAGGTGACGTTATGACAATGCCTGGTCTACCAAAGCAACCAGCGGCACTGAATATGAATGTTGACGAAGAAGGAAATGTGGTTGGCTTATTTTAATATTTCTTTTTGTAAAGAGTGTTGCTTTTGAATAAACACATTAGTGAAATGGAGCGGAGTACATGATTAGAGGACCCTCTACTAAAAGCTGCCACGTCCTGTGGCAAACGTAGAGGTCAGCACATCCTGTGCAAGCGCGGGAAATAGAGTAAAGGTCGAGACCACGTAGGCGAAGCTTGTCTAGTTGCAGTACCCAGCCCCTCGAGGTCAAATAACCCTTCTAGGATAAAAGGGAAAACCACCTTTTTTCCTAGAAGGAACATTTGCTTTTCGGGGCTAATCGGGGCACTTCCGCTTTTCTAGTGAGGAGGCTCGACTTTCTCCCAGCGGAAAGCAAGTGTTTGGAGCGCAATGGAACGAACACGGTATTAATCGTCATACATGGATGTTTATCTTCTAAGAACGGAGATAAAACATTTGACTTATTGTAACAAAATTAAGTGTATAAAAAGTATGCTGAACAAATTGACTGATATACTAAAGAGATAGATGAAGTATTAAAGGAGTGTTGTCATGTGTTTGATCCCACAATATTCGATAATTTAAAAGTAGTAATAGAGGGAGCAATTTATGACAGAGATCTCGAAGGTGAATTAGAGGTAATTAACAGGAAGGACGTTGTAGATCTTGCTAGAATGTCAAGGCACTATCAGGTCACGTTTAAACTTCTAAATCATACAGGAACATACTGTTCATGGGAATTATCTTCATCTGTCAGTCAGCTTTCTAACGAATTATTAGCAACACCTAATATATCCAAAAGAGGATGTACGACTGATATTACTTTTTTCTTGGATCTTCAAGAGGTAGATTTAAAACTCAAAGATCTACAAGTTTTGGTTTCAAATGTATGGGGAGATCGTGAAATTAAAATTCGTGTCATATCAGAGTTCCCTAAAACTACAACAAACCAAGTAGAAATGAAACTACTTTTTAATCGAACCATCCATGAAGATGATATTGATGATTTAATTCATATGTTTCATCATATGGAGAAGACTTTACATTTGCTTCAAGCAAATGGTTATTAACTACTAGGAGAATGCAAATGGAAACTTCGATCAACCAATTTCGATCATTTCTATCCAATGCATGGTCCAAGGCAGGTTTTTCTGAATTCACAAGTGTTCAAGCAAAAGCCATACCTACCATGCTAGAAAAAAAGGATATGATGGTAGAATCACCACCCGGAACAGGGAAAACATTAGCGTATTTATTACCTATATTTCAATTATTAATAGAAGGCGGAAAGAATCCTCAAGCAGTGATTATTGCTCCTACTAAAGAGCTTGCCATGCAAATACATGAGGAAGCTCAAAAGTTTTTAAAGGACAGTGAGTTTTCCTCTGCCTCCTTCATTGGTGGAGCAGATCTAAAAAGACAGCTAGAGAAACTAAAAAAGCATCCTCAAATTATAATTGGAACGCCTCATCGACTGGTTGAACTTATTGAATTAAGAAAGCTTAAGATGCATGAGGTAAAAACAATTGTATTAGATGAGGCAGATCAGCTTATTGGTTCAGGTAGCACAAAAGAAATTGATCGAATTATCCAATCCACCATGAAGGATCGTCAAGTAGTTGCTTTTTCAGCGACTATCCCACAATCGACAATCGATCAGCTGGAAAAAAGAATGAATCAGCCGGAGAAATTAACCGTCGAAACTTCTCTTGAATTGAAAGAGAAGATAAAACACCTTTATATCGTTTGTGAGCGTCGAGAAAAAATCGATTACTTACGAAAGCTTTTATATACAGAGCCTGATATGAAGGCAATTGCCTTTATTAATGATTCCTTTCACTTAGAAGCACTAGCAGAAAAAATGAAGTATAAGAAAATTAGTGCAGGTATACTATATAGTCAATCCACTCAGGCTGAGCGAGAAGCAACCATTAAGAAGTTTAGGTTGGGGAAATACCAATTGCTACTAGCTACCGATGTAGCAGCACGGGGATTAGATATTGAAGCTATTACCCATGTGATTCATCTGGACCTTCCAGAAGCAATTGAGCAGTTTGTCCATCGATCAGGTCGAACTGGAAGAATGGGTGCCACTGGTACAGTAGTGTCCATTGTCACTCCAGGTGAGGAACAGGGCTTACTCCAATTTAACCGGAGACTTAACCTAGGTCTTGAAAAAGTAACCTTATATAGAGGGCAGCTTACAGACGAAAAGCCAACATACCAAGAGAGAAAGAAAACACCTGCACCACAGAGTCGTCCGAAAAAGAAGGTAGCACATAAAAAGAATAAGTAAGTAGTGCGTCTAGAAACGAACTTGTCTTTGGGGCCATCGCAAATTCTCATTAAAAAATGTAATCTTAATGCCTATCAAGCAGAAATTTGATAGGCATTTTGTTAGGATCAATCAATTAGTTTCTTAATCATTCTCTAAGCTTTTCTAATCTTTTATTCAAATATCCTTTCCATTCATCAGCTAACTCTGGAATGGTAAGGAGATATTCAATGCGGTCTTTATTCTTTTTATCATGAAAAAAAATATGATTTGCTTCTAATACAGTTATAGAGTTTTTGGGACTTTCTATGAGGGTAATAGGTGAATTGTCTTCAATCCAACCTTCTTTTATAACACTAGCTAGAAATCCTGTGTAACCTGTATCGACTAGTCGTTTATGAAGTGTTTTTACTTCATTATATTTAGACAAGTTATCGCAAGGAATACGTGGTTGTGTGATTTGAACCATTGTCTCTCCAATTTGGTATATATCTCCTATTTTAACATTCTCTTCTGACAAGCCTGAAACCGTGATATTTTCTCCGAATCCTGGTATTGTAAATTCCTTTGTATATTCGTTCTCCCATTTTTGATAATGCTCATAGCTATAAAATAATACTGCCCTGTCGGGGCCGCCGTGGTACTTATATTGTACAGAATCATCTTCAAAGCCTTGCTTACTTAAAAAGGCTTTTGATACTTTATTTCTTCCTACGCTTGATATGAATACATGATTGTTTGTCTCTATTTTTTTTGGTTTTCCAATATTAAGAGATTTTATCTTAAATGAGTTAAGCATGTAGTTTTCCCCTCCACAAGAAATTTATCTTAAATTTTTACTTGATTTCAAATCAAAAAGTGGATATGAATCGGAATTGTTACCAAAGAACTCGACTTATTGTCACCGAATGCTAGCCAACCGCAATGAGAGTGATCCTATGTATTTTATGTACATAATAAAGAATATTATTCTTTCATAAATATTAATTAGGAAAAATTAGAAAGGAAGATAAGAAAGGCTATGAGAAAACATTAGCAAAGCACTTGTTTACAAGACGTGTAAGTATAATTAGTTTGAAAAACCTAGATTTCTCCTGCTAACTAAAACAGGACCAGAATTTTCCTGGTCCTGTAAATTTTAATGACTTATATTTCCTTGTTGTTGAGCCTTTGCAAAGCTGTTTAACATTAAATTCATGTCCTGTTGCATTAATTGAGGTACTTGGTAGTAACCGTTCTTATTTTGATACAGGAAGATTTCATAGCTTAGTTCAATGAAATTAGGAACACTATCAGCTATAACACGTCGTAGTACCGGATTTGTCATTTCTAGAGCTGTCATTGCTAGTAATGTGGATAATGATTTAGTAATACCTAACATATATGCAGAAAGACCTTGATCCGACAGTTCGTTTACAGATTTATTTGGCTTTTTTGGCTGACCTGGCTTTACACCATAAACAACATCATTATTTTGAGTCATTTTATATTGTTTAGTTGGGACAGCTGGATCTTGTCCTGTAGAAAAAGCCTCTACCATTGTATTATATGTTTGTGTTACAAATGCAGCTTGACGCTGAGCGATGGTTTTAAGCTCAGAATCTTGAATATGCTGTTCGTACATTTGATACTGATCTAACATACTAATGATTCCAGCAAGTACTTCGTGAGCATCAAATACTTCATGACCACCATGATTATTTGAATATGTAGCATTTGGCTGCATATTGGGAGTTATTTGTTGCCCAGTTTGATTCATGTTTTGATTTTGCATGGATTACCCTCCTGATTTGTTATAACATTCATCACTAGAATTTCCACTTTACGTACATTCATGTATGACGAATGATGTTTTTTTTAGTACTTTTTTTATGAAGAATATTAAGGAAGGAAAGGTGGATAAACAAAGCTGTTGGATACATAAATTCATCAAAAAAGGTAACGATAATGAGGATATTAATGAGGGAAGGCAGGATATAAATACATGTTATCATTCAAACCGAGTTGCTGGTCAGAGCATGGGGAACTTGAAATTGTTTTGCTTTGCTCTCCGTCTAGTTTAGATATTCCAGATCTAAAAACAGCAGAAGATGTTCAATGGAGTGCACCTGTTAACCAATCAATAGCACATGAGAATTTTGCTGAACTTAAGTATGCCCTTGAAGAAGCAGGGACAAAAGTAATAGATTATTCAAAAGCACTAACAGACGAAGAGAACAAGTTAAGTGAACAGCTCATTAATCGCTTCTTCGTTCGAGATCTTGC
This DNA window, taken from Bacillus mesophilus, encodes the following:
- a CDS encoding spore coat protein, translating into MQNQNMNQTGQQITPNMQPNATYSNNHGGHEVFDAHEVLAGIISMLDQYQMYEQHIQDSELKTIAQRQAAFVTQTYNTMVEAFSTGQDPAVPTKQYKMTQNNDVVYGVKPGQPKKPNKSVNELSDQGLSAYMLGITKSLSTLLAMTALEMTNPVLRRVIADSVPNFIELSYEIFLYQNKNGYYQVPQLMQQDMNLMLNSFAKAQQQGNISH
- a CDS encoding methyltransferase domain-containing protein, whose translation is MIMFDWHYEAQKKWDEKADFWNQSSKDMWDQGSRSTIIPFLQQHIKPCSILDAGCGDGYGSYMLQKQGFKVTGVDVSTNMIEIAKGRDTKNELQFLQSDIAKMPFPDASFEAIMAINSLEWTIDPLEVVKEFKRVLRPSGTLCIGLLGPTAAPRQNSYQRLYGENVICNTMMPWELQSLAEENGFRLIDGHGVYKKGVTPQTLNGLSSELKQALSFMWVFMFEKKE
- a CDS encoding DEAD/DEAH box helicase — its product is METSINQFRSFLSNAWSKAGFSEFTSVQAKAIPTMLEKKDMMVESPPGTGKTLAYLLPIFQLLIEGGKNPQAVIIAPTKELAMQIHEEAQKFLKDSEFSSASFIGGADLKRQLEKLKKHPQIIIGTPHRLVELIELRKLKMHEVKTIVLDEADQLIGSGSTKEIDRIIQSTMKDRQVVAFSATIPQSTIDQLEKRMNQPEKLTVETSLELKEKIKHLYIVCERREKIDYLRKLLYTEPDMKAIAFINDSFHLEALAEKMKYKKISAGILYSQSTQAEREATIKKFRLGKYQLLLATDVAARGLDIEAITHVIHLDLPEAIEQFVHRSGRTGRMGATGTVVSIVTPGEEQGLLQFNRRLNLGLEKVTLYRGQLTDEKPTYQERKKTPAPQSRPKKKVAHKKNK
- a CDS encoding formate--tetrahydrofolate ligase translates to MQKQVLSDIEIAQKAQLKQIYRIAEDLDIQQEELEPYGHYKGKLSLSLLDRLKDEQDGHVVLVTSINPTPAGEGKSTVTVGLGQALNKLGKKAMIAMREPSLGPTMGIKGGATGGGYSQVVPMEDINLHFTGDIHAITTANNALSAFIDNHIHQGNQLQIDARRIVWKRVVDLNDRSLRKVIVGLGGPTQGVPREDGFDITVASEIMAVLCLAVDLKDLKNRLGRIVVAYNFNREPITVNDLGYEGALSMILRDALKPNLVQTLENTPAIIHGGPFANIAHGCNSVIATKLAAKLGDYVVTEAGFGADLGAEKFLNIKCRAANIKPSVVVIVATIRALKMHGGQAKDQLKEENVEALEKGILNLEKHIETIQNFGLPFVVAINKFITDTEKEVAWLQQWCKEKGVRVSLTEVWEKGGEGGLDLGNEVMAAIKEDQNNFTYLYESNESIEQKVTTIAKKVYGAGHVEFATTAKLQLRQFGQAGWGDLPICMAKTQYSLSDDPTKFGRPQNFTITIRELKASIGAGFIIALTGDVMTMPGLPKQPAALNMNVDEEGNVVGLF
- a CDS encoding MOSC domain-containing protein; protein product: MLNSFKIKSLNIGKPKKIETNNHVFISSVGRNKVSKAFLSKQGFEDDSVQYKYHGGPDRAVLFYSYEHYQKWENEYTKEFTIPGFGENITVSGLSEENVKIGDIYQIGETMVQITQPRIPCDNLSKYNEVKTLHKRLVDTGYTGFLASVIKEGWIEDNSPITLIESPKNSITVLEANHIFFHDKKNKDRIEYLLTIPELADEWKGYLNKRLEKLRE
- a CDS encoding GNAT family N-acetyltransferase, giving the protein MNIRPVNEADAPLLLQLSKKLDEETSFMLFEPGERKTTIEQQRESINRILGQENSMMFVVEEQTNLVGFLGAIGGGTLRKIHSAYIVIGILADFHGRGYGSALFKKLFTWAKEKGLHRLELTVMTHNEKGIALYEKMGFQREGIKKASLKINGEWVDEYYYSYIMEDHHV
- a CDS encoding metallophosphoesterase; amino-acid sequence: MVVILMITFLVTGLIFYGYKKGNRNTKDISIQYLEAVSTNPSNSNTTNLSVLHLSDLHLENISISPDELYDKVKDQHIDLIALTGDFLDRKRTIPKLTEYLEVFQKLEPTYGTFAVFGNHDYVLRKEPFQQLENLLQEYGCQTLRNETITINTKEGILNIIGIDDFSTKRSDLVESYKNVVDGYKLVLTHDPNIVMHMKDYHFDYLLSGHFHGGQICWPKPYHLVKMGKLVRLNMVKGLHYFDGKPFYISEGLGQTGLNIRVGSRPEITFHQVSVSNAQSLELTS